GATTTCAATCTTGCGCGGCTTCATTGCCTCGGGGATTTCCCGCACCAGTTGTACGTGCAACAGACCATTGGCCAGCGCCGCATCAGTCACACGTACGTGATCGGCAAGCTGGAAGCGTCGCTCAAAGTTGCGCGCTGCGATACCGCGATGCAGAAACTGTCGTTTACTTTCGTCCGACAGCTTCTTACCGCTGACGGTCAACAGATTTTGCTCAACCTGTATGTCGAGCTCGGATTCTTCAAATCCCGCCACAGCCATGGAGATGCAATAGCTATCATCCCCTGTGAGTTCAATGTTGTACGGCGGGTAGGCTGGCTGGTTCTGCTCACTGGTGGTCATGGTGTCCAGCAGGCTGGCGAGACGATCAA
The Microbulbifer celer DNA segment above includes these coding regions:
- a CDS encoding Hsp20 family protein, which gives rise to MRNLDLTPLYRSAIGFDRLASLLDTMTTSEQNQPAYPPYNIELTGDDSYCISMAVAGFEESELDIQVEQNLLTVSGKKLSDESKRQFLHRGIAARNFERRFQLADHVRVTDAALANGLLHVQLVREIPEAMKPRKIEISSGKALQSETRAEQAGNATASAASADAPKVATNAA